The following coding sequences are from one Microbulbifer sp. TB1203 window:
- a CDS encoding efflux transporter outer membrane subunit produces MNFLLFFRRSTVICLPLLAACAQTALPPDHPAETLGLPDSFRTSGSAERRIRWWRNFDDPVMDRLIQLALRDSPDLQATLWRLEQAEAAARGARSGFWPRLTGRLDNTEQRFSSDDFEDSDSEGNSWGGSLAASYEVDLWGRVRAGARAAETSRLAQAESLQTAALTLAAEVADTWLQLLEQWGQRDLLRRQLETNRKTLRVLELRFGGGTSSAADVLQQRQLIQQSEQELQAAEADIETLRVQLAALLGISAERLPDFVRPDSVMPSLPALPDTGVPGQLLLRRPDVKRAQRELLQGYYLADQAWAERLPAITLSSVASGGGTAIADILDGWLLALTAAAEGVIFEGGRLASAQAQQEAVVQERWALYRNVVVQALSEVEQALIREQAVLDRLHHLRERERLAGLIAERQLQAYSRGAVDFLNVLTATNDQQSLARQILTARRELIENRVTLYRALSGGLPAEDLPVAEPVELELYRAEES; encoded by the coding sequence GTGAATTTCCTACTGTTTTTTCGCCGCAGCACAGTCATTTGTCTGCCATTGCTGGCCGCCTGCGCGCAGACGGCGCTGCCACCGGATCATCCGGCGGAAACTCTGGGGCTGCCGGATAGTTTCCGCACTTCCGGCAGCGCGGAGCGCCGCATCCGCTGGTGGCGCAATTTTGACGACCCGGTCATGGACCGGCTGATCCAACTGGCCCTGCGCGACAGCCCGGACCTGCAGGCGACCTTATGGCGCCTGGAACAGGCGGAGGCCGCGGCCCGCGGCGCGCGCTCCGGTTTCTGGCCGCGGCTAACCGGACGTCTGGATAACACCGAGCAACGCTTCTCCAGTGACGATTTCGAGGACAGCGATAGTGAGGGCAACAGCTGGGGCGGCAGCCTGGCCGCCAGCTACGAGGTCGACCTGTGGGGCCGGGTTCGCGCCGGCGCCCGGGCTGCGGAGACGAGCCGGCTGGCACAGGCGGAGAGCCTGCAGACCGCGGCCCTGACCCTGGCGGCGGAAGTGGCCGATACCTGGCTGCAACTGCTCGAGCAGTGGGGCCAGCGGGATCTGCTGCGGCGACAACTGGAAACCAATCGCAAAACCCTGCGGGTTCTCGAACTGCGTTTCGGTGGTGGCACCAGTAGCGCCGCGGACGTCCTGCAGCAGCGCCAACTGATACAGCAGTCGGAGCAGGAACTGCAGGCTGCGGAGGCGGATATCGAGACTCTGCGGGTACAACTGGCCGCATTGCTGGGCATCAGTGCCGAACGGCTGCCGGATTTTGTACGCCCCGATTCCGTTATGCCGTCGCTGCCGGCCCTGCCGGATACCGGTGTGCCCGGGCAGTTACTGCTGCGCCGCCCGGATGTGAAGCGGGCACAGCGGGAACTGCTGCAGGGCTATTATCTCGCCGACCAGGCGTGGGCGGAGCGCCTGCCCGCCATCACCCTGAGCTCGGTAGCCAGTGGTGGTGGCACCGCCATAGCCGACATCCTCGACGGATGGCTGCTCGCCCTCACCGCTGCCGCGGAGGGCGTCATCTTCGAAGGCGGCCGACTGGCCTCGGCCCAGGCGCAGCAAGAGGCGGTGGTGCAGGAACGCTGGGCCCTGTACCGCAACGTTGTCGTTCAGGCACTGTCGGAAGTTGAGCAGGCGCTGATCCGGGAGCAGGCGGTGCTCGATCGCCTGCACCACCTGCGTGAGCGGGAGCGCCTGGCCGGACTGATCGCCGAGCGCCAGTTGCAGGCCTACAGCCGCGGCGCGGTGGACTTCCTTAACGTGCTTACCGCCACCAATGATCAACAGAGCCTGGCGCGGCAGATACTGACCGCCCGCCGCGAACTGATAGAGAACCGGGTAACCCTCTACCGCGCCCTGTCCGGCGGCCTGCCGGCGGAGGACCTGCCGGTTGCGGAACCGGTGGAGCTGGAGTTGTACCGGGCGGAGGAGAGTTGA
- a CDS encoding aminotransferase class V-fold PLP-dependent enzyme — MFEVEMPSIESLMAHIRDSVIGERLPLVTPFGVRPLVYADYTASGRGLTFIEDIIRNRVLPWYANTHTETSATGRQTTAFREQARAMVRRSVNAGDEHAVIFCGAGATAAINRLVDSLGLRADHYQRFGAEATKIPEARRPVVFIGPYEHHSNDLPWRESVADVVTIPQNAEGGVDLPALEEALDLYSGRPLKIGSFSAASNVTGIRTDVDAVTRLLHKHGALSFWDYAAAAPYVAIDANGDGSATSKDALFISPHKFVGGPGTPGILVVKKSLLPPEQPAIPGGGTVSWVGPDRHTYLPAGERREEAGTPAIVESVRAGLVFELKDEVGAEEIEAREARWLDRAFARWKQNPNIEILGGTELPRVGIVSLHILRGGKPLHHGFVVALLNDLFGIQVRGGCSCAGPYGHQLLHLTPEQSEALEQLVSEGESILKPGWVRLNFNYFLDEETVDYLIEAIEIIADRGHRLLPYYQYDMEAGVWRYQGEAGEAPLRLELDAGALAPTQKVQTPLRDYLQQALEILRQPNGKECEQPILSPEAENLRWFNL; from the coding sequence TTGTTTGAGGTAGAGATGCCCTCCATTGAATCCCTGATGGCCCATATTCGCGACAGCGTGATCGGCGAGCGCCTGCCGCTGGTCACCCCATTCGGCGTGCGCCCGCTGGTTTACGCCGACTACACCGCCTCCGGGCGCGGCCTGACCTTTATCGAGGACATTATCCGCAACCGTGTGCTGCCCTGGTACGCAAACACCCATACCGAGACCTCTGCCACCGGTCGCCAGACCACCGCCTTTCGCGAACAGGCGCGCGCGATGGTCCGCAGGTCCGTAAACGCCGGGGACGAGCACGCGGTGATCTTCTGTGGCGCCGGTGCCACCGCGGCCATCAACCGGTTGGTGGACAGCCTGGGGCTGCGCGCCGATCACTACCAGCGCTTTGGAGCAGAGGCTACGAAAATCCCCGAAGCCCGGCGCCCGGTGGTGTTTATCGGCCCCTACGAACACCATTCCAACGACCTGCCCTGGCGGGAGTCCGTCGCCGACGTAGTGACCATTCCGCAGAACGCCGAGGGCGGCGTGGACCTGCCTGCGCTGGAGGAGGCGCTGGACCTCTACAGCGGGCGCCCGCTGAAAATCGGGAGCTTCTCCGCCGCCTCCAATGTCACCGGCATCCGCACCGACGTGGACGCAGTCACCCGCCTGCTGCACAAACACGGCGCCCTGTCGTTCTGGGATTACGCCGCGGCCGCCCCCTACGTGGCCATCGATGCGAATGGCGATGGCAGCGCAACCAGCAAGGACGCCCTGTTTATCTCCCCACACAAATTTGTCGGCGGCCCCGGCACCCCGGGCATCCTGGTGGTGAAAAAATCCCTGCTGCCACCGGAACAGCCGGCGATACCCGGCGGCGGCACCGTATCCTGGGTGGGACCGGACCGGCACACCTACCTGCCCGCCGGCGAACGCCGTGAGGAGGCCGGCACCCCGGCAATCGTGGAATCGGTGCGCGCGGGTTTGGTATTCGAACTCAAGGACGAGGTGGGCGCAGAGGAAATCGAGGCGCGCGAAGCCCGATGGCTGGACAGGGCCTTTGCGCGCTGGAAGCAGAACCCCAATATCGAAATACTCGGCGGCACCGAGCTGCCCCGGGTGGGCATTGTCTCCCTGCATATCCTGCGGGGCGGCAAACCCCTGCATCACGGTTTTGTGGTGGCGCTGCTCAACGACCTCTTCGGTATCCAGGTGCGCGGCGGCTGTTCCTGCGCCGGCCCCTACGGCCACCAGTTGCTGCACCTGACCCCGGAGCAGAGCGAGGCGCTGGAACAACTGGTGAGCGAAGGCGAAAGTATCCTCAAGCCCGGCTGGGTGCGCCTGAACTTCAATTATTTCCTGGATGAGGAGACGGTGGACTACCTTATCGAGGCGATTGAAATCATTGCCGACCGGGGCCACCGGCTGCTGCCCTACTACCAGTACGATATGGAGGCCGGCGTCTGGCGCTACCAGGGCGAGGCCGGCGAGGCGCCGCTGCGCCTGGAACTGGATGCGGGCGCACTGGCTCCCACGCAAAAAGTTCAGACGCCTCTGCGGGACTATTTGCAGCAGGCGCTGGAAATCCTGCGGCAACCGAACGGAAAGGAGTGCGAGCAGCCGATTCTGTCGCCCGAGGCGGAGAACCTGCGCTGGTTCAATCTGTAA
- a CDS encoding efflux RND transporter periplasmic adaptor subunit gives MLKRINWNFALPVLLLLLALLVSSWLLREKPTVSRGARTAPAPLVDVVEAERGRFPLTVKAVGKVSAREFVELQPQVEGRVEWLDYDLGPGSTLEKNQLLLRIDAEPYQLALQTARSTLAERRAELQQEEGQRQVAEEEYALLGSSLPDADRALVLREPQLAAARARVASAEAQVGLARRDLRLTEIRSPFTGLLVSRSVDMGDRVAPGTVLYQLAGANRFQVEVEVPARQLARLGGPDPEVRIHGSQWPKGRFRQAEFVRLIPVLEEQGRLARVLVELPDPLSLDDPAQPQLLLNDLARVEITGSTGEERVRVPLTAVQDGDRVWQVQENRIHIQPVEIAYLSGDYAVLESGLDGGETLVTTRLSAVIDGMPVRLSGEDNKGGDRLPELGPPGSEGRSGTPPREPAAKAARGERG, from the coding sequence ATGCTGAAACGAATCAACTGGAACTTCGCGCTTCCGGTATTGCTGCTTTTGCTGGCGCTGCTGGTCTCCAGTTGGCTGCTGCGAGAGAAGCCCACGGTGAGCCGCGGTGCGCGGACCGCACCGGCGCCGCTGGTGGATGTGGTGGAGGCCGAGCGCGGTCGTTTCCCGCTCACCGTCAAGGCGGTGGGCAAGGTATCGGCGCGGGAGTTTGTCGAACTGCAGCCGCAGGTGGAGGGGCGCGTGGAATGGCTCGATTACGACCTGGGTCCGGGCTCCACCCTGGAGAAAAACCAACTGCTGCTGCGCATCGACGCGGAACCTTATCAACTGGCCCTGCAGACGGCGCGCAGCACCCTGGCGGAGCGGCGCGCGGAGCTGCAACAGGAGGAGGGCCAACGCCAGGTGGCCGAGGAGGAATACGCATTGCTGGGCTCCTCGCTGCCGGACGCGGACCGAGCCCTGGTGCTGCGCGAGCCGCAACTGGCCGCCGCCCGCGCACGAGTGGCGTCGGCGGAGGCGCAGGTCGGTCTCGCCCGCCGGGACCTGCGCCTGACGGAAATCCGCTCGCCGTTCACCGGACTGCTGGTGAGTCGCAGTGTCGATATGGGCGACCGGGTGGCACCGGGAACGGTGCTCTACCAACTGGCCGGCGCCAACCGTTTCCAGGTGGAGGTGGAAGTGCCGGCCCGGCAACTGGCGCGGCTGGGCGGGCCGGACCCGGAGGTGCGTATCCACGGCAGCCAGTGGCCGAAAGGGCGGTTCCGTCAGGCGGAGTTCGTGCGCCTGATCCCGGTTCTGGAAGAACAGGGCCGGCTGGCGCGGGTGCTGGTGGAGTTGCCGGACCCGCTGTCGCTGGATGACCCGGCCCAACCGCAACTGTTGCTCAACGACCTGGCGCGGGTGGAAATCACCGGAAGTACCGGCGAGGAGCGCGTGCGTGTGCCACTCACCGCCGTACAGGACGGCGACCGGGTGTGGCAGGTGCAGGAGAATCGCATCCACATCCAGCCGGTGGAAATTGCCTATCTGAGCGGGGACTACGCGGTGCTGGAGAGCGGCCTCGACGGCGGCGAAACCCTGGTTACCACCCGCCTGTCCGCGGTCATCGACGGTATGCCGGTGCGCCTGTCTGGGGAAGATAATAAGGGCGGGGATAGGCTCCCCGAGCTGGGGCCGCCTGGTAGTGAAGGGCGGTCGGGCACACCTCCGCGCGAGCCGGCGGCGAAAGCGGCGCGGGGAGAGCGGGGATGA
- a CDS encoding cation:proton antiporter, protein MEEIALFQSFFLIFSGAAIVASLALFGRQPLLVAYIALGIALGPSGFAVIDNVQLLAEISSIGIIFLLFLLGLDMQPQALLSVMRKATFVGLISSAIFLGLGYGIGRLFGFTAIECWVIGMALMFSSTIIGIKLLPTTVLHHKHLGELMVGLLLFQDFVAITCLMILLGGGAETLSPMQIGLSFAALPLLVLIAWVVVKFLLLPLFTRFDRFHEYVFLLAVGWCMGLAETAEILGLSREIGAFIAGITLATSRISQYIALSLKPLRDFFLILFFFSLGAQFKLSVLPEIALAAVVTAVAVLIIKPVVFRYLLGRQSERKVLAWDIGFRLGQISEFSLLIAFLAASQELIGSAASHLIQATAILTFLVSSYIVVLNFPNPIAIKDDLRRD, encoded by the coding sequence GTGGAGGAAATCGCTCTCTTTCAATCCTTTTTCCTGATCTTCAGCGGCGCGGCCATCGTGGCCTCGCTGGCACTCTTCGGGCGCCAGCCGCTGCTGGTGGCCTATATCGCCTTGGGGATAGCGCTCGGTCCCTCGGGGTTTGCGGTGATCGACAATGTGCAGCTGCTGGCGGAAATATCCAGTATTGGCATTATCTTCCTGCTGTTTTTGCTGGGCCTTGATATGCAGCCCCAGGCGCTGCTCTCGGTAATGCGCAAGGCAACCTTCGTGGGGCTGATCAGCAGCGCAATTTTCCTCGGCCTGGGTTACGGGATCGGACGGCTGTTCGGGTTCACCGCCATCGAGTGCTGGGTAATCGGCATGGCGCTGATGTTTTCCAGTACCATTATCGGCATCAAATTGCTGCCCACCACCGTGTTGCACCATAAGCACCTGGGCGAATTGATGGTGGGCCTGCTGTTGTTCCAGGACTTCGTAGCCATCACTTGCCTGATGATACTGCTGGGCGGTGGCGCGGAAACATTAAGCCCCATGCAAATAGGCCTGTCTTTTGCCGCCCTGCCGCTGCTGGTGCTTATCGCCTGGGTGGTGGTGAAATTTCTGTTGCTACCGCTGTTTACCCGCTTCGACCGCTTTCACGAGTATGTTTTTCTGCTCGCGGTGGGCTGGTGTATGGGCCTGGCGGAAACAGCGGAGATCCTCGGGCTGTCGCGGGAAATCGGTGCTTTTATCGCCGGCATCACCCTGGCCACCAGCCGTATCTCACAATACATTGCCCTGAGCCTGAAGCCCTTGCGGGATTTCTTTTTGATTCTGTTTTTTTTCAGCCTTGGGGCCCAGTTCAAGTTGTCTGTACTGCCGGAAATCGCCCTGGCTGCTGTGGTCACCGCGGTAGCGGTATTGATCATCAAACCCGTGGTGTTCCGCTACCTGCTGGGCCGCCAGAGCGAACGCAAGGTGCTGGCCTGGGACATCGGTTTCCGCCTGGGTCAGATCAGCGAATTCTCGCTGCTGATCGCCTTCCTGGCCGCGAGCCAGGAGCTGATCGGCAGCGCCGCATCCCATTTGATCCAAGCCACCGCGATACTCACCTTCCTGGTCTCCTCCTATATCGTGGTGCTGAATTTCCCCAACCCGATCGCGATCAAGGACGATTTGCGCAGGGATTAA
- a CDS encoding efflux RND transporter permease subunit codes for MSDTRQNPPAKRPPVETRGGAIAWMTHNHVTANLLMLVFIFGGLVFSLIIKKEVFPEFSLDMVSVQISYPSASPEEVERGVLVAAEQAVQGIVGIKEMRGTASEGGASLILELDEDANANQVYQDVQQAIDRVSTFPSDIERPRVSLAERKRDVMDLVIHGDLDDRTLRDVAMQVYDKLEAHPDITQLSASGVRDFEVAVEVRRDDLRRYGLTLRDIAQLISNAAVDVPAGGVKSTAGEILVRVTERRDWAREFGDIVVARGSGGGTVRLKDIATIRDALVDEPRNMVFNGEPAVGIDVYRVGNQTPMSISEATRAVLDEARLSLPPGVHISIRDDDSQIFKERLSLLLKNGFIGLLLVFVVLGAFLELRLAFWVTLGIPTSFLGALLFLPALDISINMVSMFAFIIALGIVVDDAIIAGENIHEWRRLGYSNMQAAIAGARQVAVPLTFAILTNIVAFIPLMYLPGFMGKIFGIIPFVVGSVFIISWVEALFILPSHLAHSRRGYRNRWTRRIAARQKMIARSLDRFVEVRFKPLLDLCVRHRYTTIAVAIATLLVVGGYAASGRMGFTLMPRVERDSGRVQVTFPPGTAEQQLEKARAQIIQAANRLLEEGERKRAFLGMRGLVNGDAVQVDVYFTPSDQRDFTTGEFVRDWRRAVGPMPGALSSSFAADRGGPGAGAALTVELRHTHTSTLEAAAQRLAMALKDFPNVSDIDAGVSLGKQQLDLTLTETAKSLGLSAEEIGRQLRTSLYGAEAMRQQRGRDQVKVMVRLPESERISLDDVSSIMIRAGNGLWLPLPDLVEVDKGRAYATINRREGRRVMTVTANVEPPDQAALVINELNRSAIPQLQAEFAGLAVSYQGRQAEEREGLASLGLTFSLTMAALYLLLAIPLKSYIQPLTVMVAIPFGVIGALLGHLLMGYGLSMVSLLGMVALAGVVINDTLVMIEYGNRLRAGGTPVTDAIKQAAARRFRPIILTTVTTFCGLTPMIFETSVQARFMIPMAISLGYGILAATTISLLLVPCLYLMFARDIPQLFSMLKNSRKFARA; via the coding sequence ATGAGCGACACTCGGCAGAATCCTCCCGCCAAGCGCCCGCCGGTGGAAACCCGCGGCGGCGCCATCGCCTGGATGACCCACAACCACGTCACTGCCAACCTGCTGATGCTGGTGTTTATCTTCGGCGGTCTGGTTTTCTCCCTCATTATCAAAAAGGAGGTCTTCCCCGAGTTCAGCCTGGATATGGTCTCGGTGCAGATCTCCTATCCCAGCGCCAGTCCCGAGGAGGTGGAGCGCGGCGTGCTGGTGGCGGCGGAACAGGCGGTGCAGGGGATCGTCGGTATCAAGGAGATGCGCGGCACCGCCTCCGAAGGCGGTGCCTCCCTCATCCTGGAACTGGACGAGGACGCCAACGCCAACCAGGTGTACCAGGACGTGCAGCAGGCCATCGACCGGGTGAGCACCTTTCCCTCCGATATCGAGCGTCCCCGGGTGAGCCTTGCGGAGCGCAAGCGGGACGTGATGGATCTGGTGATCCACGGCGACCTGGACGACCGCACCCTGCGCGACGTCGCCATGCAGGTGTACGACAAGCTTGAGGCCCACCCGGATATCACCCAGCTTTCCGCCTCCGGCGTGCGCGATTTCGAAGTGGCGGTGGAGGTGCGCCGGGACGACCTGCGCCGCTACGGCCTGACCCTGCGGGACATCGCGCAGTTGATCAGCAACGCGGCGGTGGACGTGCCCGCCGGCGGGGTAAAATCCACCGCGGGCGAAATTCTGGTGCGGGTGACCGAGCGCCGCGACTGGGCGCGGGAGTTCGGCGATATCGTCGTCGCCCGGGGCAGCGGCGGCGGCACGGTGCGGCTGAAGGATATCGCCACCATCCGCGACGCGCTGGTGGATGAGCCGCGCAACATGGTCTTCAACGGCGAGCCGGCGGTGGGCATCGATGTCTATCGCGTGGGCAACCAGACTCCGATGAGCATCAGTGAGGCCACCCGCGCGGTGCTGGACGAGGCGCGCCTGTCGCTGCCACCGGGGGTGCATATCAGCATCCGCGACGACGACTCGCAAATTTTCAAGGAGCGCCTTTCGTTACTGTTGAAAAACGGTTTTATTGGCCTGCTGCTGGTGTTCGTGGTACTGGGCGCGTTTCTCGAACTGCGCCTCGCCTTCTGGGTGACCCTGGGTATTCCCACCAGTTTCCTCGGTGCTCTACTGTTCCTGCCCGCGCTGGATATCTCCATCAATATGGTGAGCATGTTCGCGTTTATTATCGCGTTGGGCATCGTGGTGGACGACGCGATTATCGCGGGGGAAAACATTCACGAGTGGCGCCGCCTGGGATACAGCAATATGCAGGCCGCGATCGCCGGCGCGCGGCAGGTGGCGGTGCCGCTGACCTTTGCCATTCTCACCAATATCGTCGCCTTTATTCCGCTGATGTACCTGCCCGGTTTTATGGGCAAGATTTTCGGCATCATCCCCTTCGTGGTGGGCTCGGTATTTATCATTTCCTGGGTGGAGGCGCTGTTTATCCTGCCTTCGCACCTCGCCCATTCCCGCCGGGGGTACAGGAACCGCTGGACGCGGCGGATCGCCGCGCGCCAGAAAATGATCGCGCGCAGCCTGGACCGCTTTGTCGAAGTGCGTTTCAAACCGCTGCTCGATCTCTGTGTGCGCCACCGCTACACCACCATCGCCGTGGCCATCGCCACCCTGTTGGTAGTGGGCGGCTACGCTGCCAGCGGGCGCATGGGTTTTACCCTGATGCCGAGGGTGGAGCGGGATTCCGGGCGGGTGCAGGTCACCTTCCCTCCGGGCACCGCCGAACAGCAACTGGAAAAGGCGCGGGCGCAGATCATCCAGGCCGCCAACCGGCTGCTGGAGGAGGGGGAGCGCAAGCGGGCTTTTCTCGGCATGCGCGGCCTGGTGAATGGCGACGCGGTGCAGGTGGATGTCTACTTCACCCCGTCGGACCAGCGCGACTTTACCACCGGCGAGTTCGTGCGCGACTGGCGCCGCGCGGTGGGCCCGATGCCCGGCGCGCTGAGTTCCAGCTTCGCCGCCGACCGCGGCGGCCCCGGTGCCGGCGCTGCGCTCACCGTGGAGCTGCGCCATACGCACACTAGTACCCTGGAAGCGGCGGCGCAACGGCTGGCGATGGCGCTGAAGGATTTTCCCAACGTCAGCGATATCGATGCGGGCGTCTCCCTGGGCAAGCAGCAACTGGACCTGACCCTGACGGAAACCGCGAAAAGCCTCGGCCTTTCCGCCGAGGAGATCGGCCGCCAACTGCGCACCTCGCTATACGGCGCCGAGGCCATGCGCCAGCAGCGCGGGCGCGATCAGGTGAAGGTGATGGTGCGCCTGCCGGAATCCGAGCGGATTTCCCTGGACGATGTCTCCAGCATCATGATCCGCGCCGGCAACGGCCTCTGGCTGCCTCTGCCGGACCTGGTGGAAGTGGACAAGGGCCGCGCCTACGCCACCATCAACCGCCGCGAGGGCCGGCGGGTGATGACGGTGACCGCCAATGTGGAACCGCCGGACCAGGCGGCACTGGTGATCAACGAACTGAACCGCAGTGCCATCCCGCAATTGCAGGCGGAGTTTGCCGGGCTGGCGGTCTCCTACCAGGGGCGCCAGGCGGAAGAGCGCGAGGGCCTGGCCTCCCTGGGCCTCACTTTCTCCCTCACCATGGCCGCGCTTTACCTGCTGCTGGCGATTCCGCTGAAAAGCTATATTCAGCCGCTGACGGTGATGGTGGCCATTCCTTTTGGGGTGATCGGTGCGCTGCTGGGCCACCTGCTGATGGGCTATGGCCTGAGTATGGTGAGCCTGCTGGGCATGGTGGCGCTGGCGGGAGTGGTGATCAACGACACCCTGGTGATGATCGAGTACGGCAACCGACTGCGCGCCGGGGGTACGCCGGTCACTGATGCGATCAAACAGGCTGCCGCGCGCCGCTTCCGCCCGATCATCCTCACCACGGTGACCACCTTCTGCGGATTGACGCCGATGATCTTTGAGACCTCGGTGCAGGCGCGGTTTATGATCCCGATGGCCATTTCCCTGGGTTACGGCATTCTCGCCGCCACCACCATTTCGCTGCTGCTGGTGCCCTGCCTGTACCTGATGTTTGCCAGGGATATTCCGCAGTTATTCAGTATGCTGAAAAATAGCCGAAAATTCGCCAGGGCGTAG
- a CDS encoding Lrp/AsnC family transcriptional regulator yields MSSLDAIDRQLLAILQSDVSLSIEELADRVGLTKTPCWRRVQKLEKSGIIRRKVALLNAEILGLPVSVFAQVKTDQHTPEWAETFASHIAEQPEVVDCYRMAGDYDYLLRIVVSDIAAYDRFYKELIRHVGISDIVSNFAMEQIKSTTELPIPPPGE; encoded by the coding sequence ATGTCCTCACTTGACGCGATCGATCGACAACTTCTTGCCATCCTGCAATCAGATGTTAGCCTCTCCATCGAAGAGCTGGCCGACCGCGTGGGACTCACCAAGACCCCCTGCTGGCGCCGGGTTCAGAAATTGGAGAAGAGCGGCATCATCCGCCGCAAAGTGGCGCTGCTGAACGCGGAAATCCTCGGCCTGCCGGTCTCGGTATTCGCCCAGGTGAAAACCGACCAGCACACCCCCGAATGGGCTGAAACCTTTGCCAGCCACATCGCGGAACAGCCGGAAGTGGTGGACTGCTATCGCATGGCCGGGGACTACGATTACCTGCTGCGGATCGTGGTCAGCGACATCGCCGCCTACGACCGTTTCTACAAGGAACTGATCCGCCACGTGGGCATCAGCGATATCGTGTCCAACTTTGCCATGGAGCAGATCAAGAGCACTACGGAACTGCCCATTCCGCCGCCTGGTGAATAA
- the phhA gene encoding phenylalanine 4-monooxygenase, producing the protein MDSAAALMRAIPPEQSIMKKDAEKPSKYVAHKPDEQGFIHYSDIEHETWHRLIERQLKVVPGRACDEYLHGLELLDLPHDRVPQLEEVSSVLRRETGWEVVRVPALIGFETFFGLLADRKFPVATFIRTPEEFDYLQEPDIFHEIFGHCAMLTNPAFANFTEKYGQLGLAATPKERAYLARLYWFTVEFGLLHTRDGLRIYGGGILSSPKETLYALGNEPKRYDFDVLDALRTPYRIDIVQPVYYVLDDLQQLQELTEMDLMAKVHRAMEMGLFEPMFPPKDAA; encoded by the coding sequence ATGGACAGCGCGGCAGCCCTGATGAGGGCCATACCGCCGGAGCAGAGCATCATGAAGAAAGACGCCGAGAAGCCCAGCAAGTACGTGGCGCACAAGCCGGACGAACAGGGCTTTATTCACTACTCCGATATCGAGCACGAGACCTGGCACCGGCTGATCGAGCGCCAGCTCAAGGTGGTTCCCGGCCGCGCCTGCGACGAATACCTGCACGGCCTGGAACTGCTCGACCTGCCCCACGACCGCGTCCCGCAATTGGAAGAAGTCAGTAGTGTGCTGCGCCGGGAAACCGGCTGGGAGGTGGTCAGGGTGCCGGCGCTGATCGGCTTCGAGACATTCTTCGGGCTGCTGGCGGACCGCAAGTTCCCGGTGGCCACGTTTATCCGGACCCCCGAGGAGTTCGACTACCTGCAGGAGCCGGATATTTTCCACGAGATCTTCGGCCACTGCGCCATGCTCACCAATCCCGCCTTCGCCAACTTCACCGAAAAATACGGCCAGTTGGGCCTGGCGGCCACGCCCAAGGAGCGCGCCTACCTGGCCCGGCTCTACTGGTTCACCGTGGAGTTTGGCCTGCTCCACACCCGGGACGGCCTGCGCATCTACGGTGGCGGCATCCTGTCCTCGCCGAAGGAGACTCTGTACGCCCTGGGCAATGAGCCCAAGCGCTACGACTTCGATGTGCTCGACGCCCTGCGCACTCCTTACCGGATCGATATCGTGCAGCCGGTCTACTACGTGCTGGACGACCTGCAGCAACTGCAGGAACTCACCGAAATGGACCTGATGGCCAAGGTGCACCGGGCGATGGAAATGGGTCTCTTCGAACCGATGTTTCCGCCCAAGGATGCGGCCTGA